GTATTGGCACTTGTTCTTATGTTATGTCTTATGACAGCGGCATTTTCAGGCTGTGGCAAAGACGAAGGAGCGCAAAGTAATGAAGGAACATCACAAGAATCAAATCAAGGCAGCTCAGATAATGTGAATACGTCGGATTTTACAGGCGAAGATCCACAACTTGAAAAGCATATTAAGATTTTATCCATATGGGCTGAAGATAACGATAATGGTATCCTTATTAATAACATTCTTCAAAGATATCAAGATGAAGTCAATCCAAACTTCTCTTATGAATATGAGTTGGTATCAGCAGACGATATGAAGACAAAGATTGCTACATTGGCTTCATCCAATGACTTGCCGGACTTTTTTGCCTATGAATCCGGAACACCGCTAAAAGAGTTGGTTGATGCTGGCAAAGTTCTTGATATCGGTTCAGAACTTGAGCGTATCGGAGCTATGGACATGATGAATCCATCGGCAGTATCCTTGCTTAAAAACCTTGCAGAAACCAACGAGCTTTATGACTTACCTCTTGGATTAAATATTGAAGGTTTTTGGTATAACAAGGCTTTGTTTGAACAAGCAGGTGTTGAAGCACCAGAGACTTGGGATGAGTTTGAAGTGGTTTTAGAAAAGTTACATGCGGCAGGCATTCAGCCATTATCTTGTGGAGCAGGTGACAAATGGGGCGCAACACGATTAGTTAATGCCTATACAGTACGTCTACTCGGAGAAAATGCAATGACTGCAGCAGCCAATGGCGATGCAAAATATACAGATGAAGGTTATGTAGAAGGAGCCGCTAAAATCCAAGAATGGGCAGAAAAAGGCTACTTTGGTCAAGGGGTAACAACAGTAGATATGAATACAGCAGGAACAATGTTATGTTCTAGTCAAGCAGCGATTTTCTATAATGGAAGCTGGTTTACATCGAACTTAAACGATCCTACATATAACTTACAAGGTGAAGAAGGAATCGGATTCTTTAACATTCCTGTAGTGGATTCGAAGGTGAGCGATAGTAATTCATATTCAATGAACTGTGGTAACATCTTAGCGATGGACAAAGAAAAGTATGATGATGGTACGGCGTGGTTCTTAAAGTATTTTGTTGAAGAAATCGGCAATGAAGCTATGAGTACTCAAGGAACAGTTAAAGGGTATGTATATACAGTAGAAGAAGGCGAAATGACACATTATACGAGTTTGGTTTTAGATAAAATCATGAATGCAGAAACAGCTTTTGCATGGTATGAAGCGAAAATGAGTTCAGAAGTATCAACGGTTGCTCAAGAAAATGTACAGACGCTCATTAATGGGGATATGACTCCGCAAGAATATATGGAATCTATTCAAGAAGCGTATGATCTTAGTCGTTAACAACATGTAACATAAAGGTGTCAGTGGTCTGCATTGACACCTTTATTATAACAGAAAGATGGTGTATTCATGAACAAAGTACTTAGTAATAAAAAGGCGATTGCAATTTTTGTGTTGCCGCCGTTAATTTTATATTCGATTTTAGTAGCTCTGCCGGTGGTATGGTCCTTCTATTATTCGTTTTTTTCAGGGACACCTGGGTTAAAGTGGGAGTTTGCAGGTATTGCCAATTATATCAAATTATTTAAAGACAGTAACTTTAAAGCGGCATTATGGGTCAATATTCGATATATAGCGATTGTTATGTTGGGACAAGTTGGTTTAGGACTTGCGCTTGCGCTGATGTTTGAGTTTTGGTTAAAACGCTTTAAGAGTTTAGTTAGAACCCTTGTGTTCTTTCCGGTGGTATTACCAACGGTAGCTGTTGGACATTTGTTTGCAAAGATATATGAGATTCAGCCAAACTATGGTTTGCTCAATAGTGTGTTGTCGGCTGTCGGTCTTGAAAGTTTAGTCCAACCATGGATTGGTCAGGCTTCAACAGCGTTGTACTGTTTGATTGCCATGGACATATGGGTGGCTATGGGATTTTATGCCATCATTTATTATGGAGCATTGTTAGATATTCCTGGAGACATCATTGAAGCTGCAAGCATTGACGGATGTAATGGGCGACAACTTTTTCGACATATTATTGCACCTCTACTAAAACCTGTAACCATTACATGTCTTGTGTTTAGTTTTACAGGAACAGTAAAAATGTTTGAATCTGCCTTGGCCTTAACGGGTGGAGGTCCTGGAAATGCAACCAAGTCCTTATCGATGTATATGTATAACGTCGCTTTTGGATATAACAATATGGGCTATGGAAGTGTCATCGCCATTTTTGTATTTGCGCTATGCTTTGTAGGATCGAAACTCATTCGTAGATTTGACGAAAGCTATTAGGAGGATAGGATGAAAACATTAAAAAACATACTCATAAAAATGCTGATTTTTATATTGTGTCTCATTGAGACATATCCTATTTTTTGGATGTTGACGGCATCATTTAAACAACAACATGAATGGGTGTCAAAACCGGCATATGCACTAAATAGCGGATTTCATTTTCAAAACTACATCGATGCATGGACCAGAGGGCATATGTCTACTTATTTTTTCAATAGTTTGGTTGCCACCCTTGTTGCCTTGTTTTTTATCGTGTATTTTAGTGTGACCGTTGGTTTTGCATTGACAAAAATGCGATGGAAGATGCGAAAGAAAGTAGCGATGTTCTTTGATATGGGAATCATGGTTCCAATAGCAACAGCCCTTATTCCTTTGTTTCAAATATATAATAAAGTAAATCTATTAAATTCACGTACAGGTTTAATCTTAGTGTATATTGCCTTTGGGCTTTCCCTATCATTTTTCTTGGTGACGAGTTATATGCGTGCGTTGCCACAGGAAATACTTGAGGCAGCAGTTATTGATGGATGTGATATATATCGGCTGATGTGGCATATCGTGATGCCGCTTATGAAAAATGCAGTGATGACGATTCTTGTGTTGCAGTTTTTCTTCAAGTGGAACGATCTATTATTCTCCATGACCTTTATCAGTTCGTCCAATTTAAAAACGATTCAAACCGGACTCTTATACTTTGAGACGGAATTTGGTGCGAAAAACTGGGGAGCTATTTTTGCTTCTGTATCGATGAGTGTCATGCCGCTTTTATTTATATACATTTTACTCAACAAACGTGTTATCGAAGGATTGACCTCAGGAGCAGTTAAAGGATAAAAGGAGCGAAGATGAATATTCAGGAGTTAAAAACATACCAATATATTAAGGACAATATGGATAAGATATTTAAACAACCACGAGGGTTTATCCGCTATCCGTTTATTGATCCGGGATCTGTGTATGATGGAAACGTATGGGATTGGGATACTTATTGGTCAGTATATGGTTTGATGTCTTTTTCAAAACATTATCAAGATGCGGCATTTGATGAGCAACTTGAACGTCACAGCAAAGGTAATGTGTTGAATTTTTTTGACCATCAACTGGAAGATGGCTATATTCCTATGATGATTGAAGTGGCTGATTGGCCAAGACCTTATTTGAATATAAAGCATAAAGAAGGCCATATTCTGAATATGCATAAGCCTTTTTTGTGTCAGCAAATTGTTTTGATTAGTGAGTTTTTTGACGGCTATAGTTGGGTTGCAGATAAGCTTGGACAGCTAGAAAAATATTTTGAATGCTATGATACCCATTATTTTTTTGAAGACAAAGGTCTATATGTATGGGCAGATGATATCATGATCGGCATGGATAACGATCCGGCGACCTTTGGACGTCCTAGGTTCTCAACGGCCAATATATACCTTAATAGTTTTATGATTCTCGAATTTGAAGCGATGATTACTCTATTAAAAGCCTTGAATCAGCCTCAGGAGATTATTGAGCGATTTGTTACAAAGAAAAAGGCTCTTGCTGAGGTTATTGAAGAAGAATGTTGGGATTCTAGGGATCGGTTTTTCTATTCGGTGGATGTGGATATTAAGACGCGACCTTTTGAATGGATACATCAGGGATTGGGAGTCTTTTGGAAGACGTTGCCGATTAAGATTCGTACTTGGTCCGGATTTTTACCCTTATTAGCTCAGATAGCATCACCTGGACAAAGCGAAGCGCTCATGGAACATGCAAGAGATCCAGAGACGTTTTGGAGTCCTTATGGCATTACGACGTTGGCCAAAGATGAGAAAATGTTTGACTTAAGTATAACCAATAATCCGTCAAACTGGCTTGGACCGATATGGCTCGTGGCTAACTATTGTGTCTTTAAAGGATTGCTAAATTATGGACATAGGGATGAGGCGACATCCTTGGCAGCTAGGACATTAAAACTTTTAGAAGGGGATATGCAAATGACAGGATGTCTACATGAATATTATGACCCCTATACCGGAAAACCGATTATGAATGGTGGATTTGTCAATTGGAATATATTGCTGCTCAATATGATTGATGACTTATCTGAACAGGGTATTGACCTTTTGGGGACAATGACTTTGACATAAGAGCGTGATACAATATACCTTAGAACTTAAAATGTAGATGTAGAAAGGGTTTAAGGTTATGGGTAAGATCAGAAGGTATCTTAAGGAACTAAAAATTCGACAACAAGTGCTTTATGCCATGATAACGATTGCTGTTTTGTCTTCGATGCTTCTTGGAGTGGTTGCGTTTAATATTTCAAAATATATTATTGAACGCAACTATAAAGAAGCCTATACCTATAATCTTGACGTGTCGTCAAACATTGTTGATATCCAGCTAGATAATATTATTGATTCTGTGCGAAACTCTTTGCTTGACCAGCGTATTATGGAGGTTCTTAAAAAAGCACCGCAAGGATATTCGGGAAAACTTTTTTCCAGTGTGGATGATCTTGAGCTATCAAGAGCTTTAACTGAACTTGCAGGTCTTTATACAGAAGTTGAAGGGATTTCGCTTATTAGTACAGATGGAAAAGCAAAATTTTATTATAAACGTAATCGAAGTGGAGATTTTCAAAAGTATTATAATGAGATCGATATCTTAAATGAACCTTGGGTTTTGGAGACCAATGCGCTTGAAGGAAAGGAACGCTTCTATAGTTATGATGTTTTGTTGGGCAAGAGTAAGCCCTATTTTTCCATGACAAAAAAGTTGATTGAACCTTTTAGCGGAGAGTTTGTGGGATATATGGTTATTAGTCTGCGCCATAATATTTTTGAAAAAGCTTTTGGAAAAGGCATTGAGCGTTATGCGTCGGTGAGCTCCATGGTTGTAAGTCCCATGAGCGACCATGCCATTGTTTTTATCAATGGTGATGCGATGCGTAAGGAAACCATAGCGCAAGCCTATTTAAATAAAGAGACCCAGTCGTATTTATTTAGTTCTTCAAAAAATCGAATAACTGGATGGGAACTCATTAATGTAATTGATAAAGAGGATCTGGAAAAGGATAGTCTCTATATTGGGATGCTTATTCTGATCACATTATTTATCCTTATTTTAATGAGTATATTTATTGCTCGTAAAATTGCAACCCATATCTATCGTCCGCTAAATCAGTTGGCGACAGTCATAGAAGAGGTCGGTGAAGGGAATCGCGATATACAAGAGCAGTTTGATACCACGGAAATAGGAAAGCTTGGGCATAAGTTTAAAGAAATGGTCAATAATAACCTTGAACTTAGAGAGCGTCTGTTGAGTGCACAGCTTCATGAAAGAGAGTCCGAACTCTTACTTTTACAGGCGCAGATTAATCCCCATTTTTTGTATAACACCTTGGACTCGTTATATTGTATGGCGATGATTGAAGATAATGAAAAAATCGCATCCATGGTTGAATCTTTATCCAATATCTTCAAATTAAGTTTGAATAAAGGTAAGACCATGATTAAAGTTTCAGAAGAGATACGACATATTCAAGAATATATGGCGATTCAGAACTATCGTTTTAATGGGCGGTTTGATTTGCAGATTGATATTGATGAAGCGTTGTTAGATTACGAGATGATTAAGCTGATTTTACAGCCGTTTGTCGAAAATGCCATCCTACATGGACTTGAAAAAAAACTTGGGCCTGGATGGGTAAGGATTGAAGGACGATTGATTGATGCAAAGGCTATGTGTTTTAAGATTATGGATAATGGTGTTGGTATCGCAGATATGGAACGCATCCGACAAGGTTATGGAATACAAAATGTTAAAGAACGCATCCGATTATGTTATGGAGAGGGATATGGCGTTGAGGTCAGTTCGAAAGTTGGCTTTGGCACAGAGGTATCCCTGATTATCCCATGGAATATAGAGCTGCATAAGGAGGATGGACATGATTCGATTAGCGGTATTTGATGATGAATTTGTGGTAGTAGAAGGCGTGAAGGCGATTTTGAAAAAAATGGGTCTAAACTATGAGGTTGTCGGAACGGCTAATGATGGTTTATCAGCACTGGACGTGATAAAAAAAGTTCAGCCTAAGGTGATTATGACAGATATTCGCATGCCTGGGATTGATGGTTTAGAGATGATAAAACGTGCCAAGCAGATTAACCCGGATGCAGTTTTTATTGTTATCAGTGGATTTCAAGAATTTGAATATGCCAGAACAGCCCTTGATCTTGGGGTTATTGGTTATATAGATAAGCCGATTACCAAGGAAAAAATTCGAGATATTCTAAAAAAGGCTGAAGGACAAATCCAAGAAGAAAAACATTATTCAGAAAAAGAAAAAGAGCAACTGGAACGACTGCACCATTTAACGGAAGAAATAACTAAAAAAATTCAATGCAATAAATCGGAGGACATCGATACGTCCATTAAAGAAGCGCTTCGCATTTTAGACATCCTCTATTCAGATTTGGATACATATAAATCTGAAAGCTATAAGCTTATATGTAGTTTATTAGGTGTTTTTTTTGACGGACATGCATCGTATGAAGTCAATCAACATTTTCCTTCATATAAGAACCTGGAATTAACACACTCAAAGCAAGAGGTTAACCGATATATGTTTGCAATTGCCGAAAGTATGATTAAAAAAATGGAAGCCCTTAAGGTAGGAAGTCATAACCAAACGATTTTGAAAGTTTTGGGATATATAGCAGAAAATTACGCCGAGGATTTTGGGTTGAATGAGCTGGCAGACATGGTTAAGGTAACGCCAAGTTATTTGAGTCAATTATTTAAGGAAGAGGTTGGAACAAGTTTTATTAAATATTTGACGAAGTTTAGAATAAATAAGGCGAAAGAATTATTGCTTCAAGGAGAAAAAGTAGCCAATGTAAGCCATGCAGTGGGGTATAGTAATTATCGCTATTTTTGTGAAATATTTAAACGTTATGAAGGTAAGACACCAAGTGAATATAAAGGTGCACGAAGAGAAGCTGACTAGGAAAAAGATAGGAGAATACAATGAATTCTAAAGAAATGCTTGTCAATAAAATCAAGGAGCCACAGGTTGGTCATAGACCCTTGCCTTTTTGGTCGTGGAATGACCAGCTTGAGATAGAAGAGATTACATATCAAATCGATGAAATGCATAAACAAGGACTGGGAGGCTTTTTTATGCATGCACGTTCTGGACTGCGTACAGAGTATTTAAGTCAAGAATGGTATGAGTGTATAGACGCCGGGATTCAACAAGCCAAGGCTAATCAGATGGAAGCATGGATTTATGATGAAGAAGGCTGGCCAAGTGGTTTTGCTGGTGGACGTGTTCCGGCTATGGATGAAGCATATCATGCCAAATACATGCAGATGTTACGTAGTAGCTCCTTGGATGAAGCTAAAAACATAGTCAGTGCCCATCCTAACAATATATTAGGAATCTATATATATGAAAGACAAAAGGATATTATAGAAACTATTTCCATCAATTATGAACCGGATTTTACAGATTACAATCAAGAGCTTACAGCAAGTGAAGAGTTTTTAATTATAATTAAAAAAAATAATCCTTATTATGTGGATACATTAAATAAAGAAGCGATTGTGGCATTTACCCAAACCACACATGATGAGTATTATAAGCGCTTTGGGGATGAATTTGGCAAAACGGTCAAAGGATTTTTCACAGATGAACCAAGACTATCGTGTGACCGTTTTGGGGATTTGGCATGGTCAGATTGTTTGGCAGAGCAGTTTCTTAAGATGCATGCATACGATGTTATGGAGGTTTTACCGGCGCTTTTTATAGATATCAAAGACGGTCAAAAATACCGTTATGACTTTTGGGTAACAGTCAGTCATATGTTTGTTCATGGATTTATGGAAACTTTATATGATTGGTGTGAAGAACATAACGTTCAACTTACGGGACATTTAATGATGGAAGAGAGTATTTTTAGTCAGATGACAAGTACCGCAGGCGTAATGCCGTTCTATGAATATATGCATATGCCGGGCATTGACTGGTTGCGTCGACCGATTGCTTCCCCGGTTATTGCAAAGCAAGTGGGTTCGGTTGCTGCCCAGTTAGGTCATAAGACCGTACTTTCAGAATCGTTTGCCCTGTGT
This sequence is a window from Vallitaleaceae bacterium 9-2. Protein-coding genes within it:
- a CDS encoding extracellular solute-binding protein → MKKKVLALVLMLCLMTAAFSGCGKDEGAQSNEGTSQESNQGSSDNVNTSDFTGEDPQLEKHIKILSIWAEDNDNGILINNILQRYQDEVNPNFSYEYELVSADDMKTKIATLASSNDLPDFFAYESGTPLKELVDAGKVLDIGSELERIGAMDMMNPSAVSLLKNLAETNELYDLPLGLNIEGFWYNKALFEQAGVEAPETWDEFEVVLEKLHAAGIQPLSCGAGDKWGATRLVNAYTVRLLGENAMTAAANGDAKYTDEGYVEGAAKIQEWAEKGYFGQGVTTVDMNTAGTMLCSSQAAIFYNGSWFTSNLNDPTYNLQGEEGIGFFNIPVVDSKVSDSNSYSMNCGNILAMDKEKYDDGTAWFLKYFVEEIGNEAMSTQGTVKGYVYTVEEGEMTHYTSLVLDKIMNAETAFAWYEAKMSSEVSTVAQENVQTLINGDMTPQEYMESIQEAYDLSR
- a CDS encoding sugar ABC transporter permease; amino-acid sequence: MNKVLSNKKAIAIFVLPPLILYSILVALPVVWSFYYSFFSGTPGLKWEFAGIANYIKLFKDSNFKAALWVNIRYIAIVMLGQVGLGLALALMFEFWLKRFKSLVRTLVFFPVVLPTVAVGHLFAKIYEIQPNYGLLNSVLSAVGLESLVQPWIGQASTALYCLIAMDIWVAMGFYAIIYYGALLDIPGDIIEAASIDGCNGRQLFRHIIAPLLKPVTITCLVFSFTGTVKMFESALALTGGGPGNATKSLSMYMYNVAFGYNNMGYGSVIAIFVFALCFVGSKLIRRFDESY
- a CDS encoding carbohydrate ABC transporter permease produces the protein MKTLKNILIKMLIFILCLIETYPIFWMLTASFKQQHEWVSKPAYALNSGFHFQNYIDAWTRGHMSTYFFNSLVATLVALFFIVYFSVTVGFALTKMRWKMRKKVAMFFDMGIMVPIATALIPLFQIYNKVNLLNSRTGLILVYIAFGLSLSFFLVTSYMRALPQEILEAAVIDGCDIYRLMWHIVMPLMKNAVMTILVLQFFFKWNDLLFSMTFISSSNLKTIQTGLLYFETEFGAKNWGAIFASVSMSVMPLLFIYILLNKRVIEGLTSGAVKG
- a CDS encoding trehalase family glycosidase, with product MNIQELKTYQYIKDNMDKIFKQPRGFIRYPFIDPGSVYDGNVWDWDTYWSVYGLMSFSKHYQDAAFDEQLERHSKGNVLNFFDHQLEDGYIPMMIEVADWPRPYLNIKHKEGHILNMHKPFLCQQIVLISEFFDGYSWVADKLGQLEKYFECYDTHYFFEDKGLYVWADDIMIGMDNDPATFGRPRFSTANIYLNSFMILEFEAMITLLKALNQPQEIIERFVTKKKALAEVIEEECWDSRDRFFYSVDVDIKTRPFEWIHQGLGVFWKTLPIKIRTWSGFLPLLAQIASPGQSEALMEHARDPETFWSPYGITTLAKDEKMFDLSITNNPSNWLGPIWLVANYCVFKGLLNYGHRDEATSLAARTLKLLEGDMQMTGCLHEYYDPYTGKPIMNGGFVNWNILLLNMIDDLSEQGIDLLGTMTLT
- a CDS encoding histidine kinase; this translates as MGKIRRYLKELKIRQQVLYAMITIAVLSSMLLGVVAFNISKYIIERNYKEAYTYNLDVSSNIVDIQLDNIIDSVRNSLLDQRIMEVLKKAPQGYSGKLFSSVDDLELSRALTELAGLYTEVEGISLISTDGKAKFYYKRNRSGDFQKYYNEIDILNEPWVLETNALEGKERFYSYDVLLGKSKPYFSMTKKLIEPFSGEFVGYMVISLRHNIFEKAFGKGIERYASVSSMVVSPMSDHAIVFINGDAMRKETIAQAYLNKETQSYLFSSSKNRITGWELINVIDKEDLEKDSLYIGMLILITLFILILMSIFIARKIATHIYRPLNQLATVIEEVGEGNRDIQEQFDTTEIGKLGHKFKEMVNNNLELRERLLSAQLHERESELLLLQAQINPHFLYNTLDSLYCMAMIEDNEKIASMVESLSNIFKLSLNKGKTMIKVSEEIRHIQEYMAIQNYRFNGRFDLQIDIDEALLDYEMIKLILQPFVENAILHGLEKKLGPGWVRIEGRLIDAKAMCFKIMDNGVGIADMERIRQGYGIQNVKERIRLCYGEGYGVEVSSKVGFGTEVSLIIPWNIELHKEDGHDSISGI
- a CDS encoding response regulator → MIRLAVFDDEFVVVEGVKAILKKMGLNYEVVGTANDGLSALDVIKKVQPKVIMTDIRMPGIDGLEMIKRAKQINPDAVFIVISGFQEFEYARTALDLGVIGYIDKPITKEKIRDILKKAEGQIQEEKHYSEKEKEQLERLHHLTEEITKKIQCNKSEDIDTSIKEALRILDILYSDLDTYKSESYKLICSLLGVFFDGHASYEVNQHFPSYKNLELTHSKQEVNRYMFAIAESMIKKMEALKVGSHNQTILKVLGYIAENYAEDFGLNELADMVKVTPSYLSQLFKEEVGTSFIKYLTKFRINKAKELLLQGEKVANVSHAVGYSNYRYFCEIFKRYEGKTPSEYKGARREAD